The Apium graveolens cultivar Ventura chromosome 6, ASM990537v1, whole genome shotgun sequence genome contains a region encoding:
- the LOC141666239 gene encoding secreted RxLR effector protein 161-like — MEKPTILHQNAAKCILRYIKGTLDFGLIYTRDNKNIMITGYSDSDLAGHVEDRKSTGGMVFYLNESLVTWVSQKQRCVALSSCEAEFIAATAAACQAIWLRNLLTRITGEEFGPVMLYIDNKSTIDLAKNLVFHGRSKHIDVRYHFIRECVERGEVIVKHIRSELQRANVLTKDLVTVKFERMRHLLGVRNVDKTSLD; from the coding sequence ATGGAGAAACCTACAATTTTGCACCAGAATGCAGCGAAGTGTATTCTTCGTTATATAAAGGGTACTCTAGACTTTGGGCTGATTTACACAAGGGACAACAAGAATATTATGATAACAGGTTATTCAGATAGTGATTTGGCGGGTCATGTTGAAGATAGGAAGAGTACCGGAGGCATGGTTTTTTATCTGAATGAGAGTCTCGTTACTTGGGTGTCACAAAAACAGAGATGTGTAGCTCTCTCATCGTGCGAAGCTGAATTTATCGCGGCAACTGCAGCGGCATGCCAAGCCATATGGTTGAGAAATCTGCTGACTCGAATAACAGGTGAAGAGTTTGGTCCAGTCATGCTCTACATCGACAATAAATCTACTATAGATTTGGCCAAAAACCTGGTGTTTCACGGACGCAGCAAGCATATTGATGTCCGCTATCATTTTATAAGAGAGTGTGTTGAAAGGGGTGAAGTGATTGTGAAACACATTCGTTCGGAATTGCAGAGAGCAAACGTACTTACGAAGGATTTGGTGACAGTTAAATTTGAAAGGATGAGGCATCTGCTGGGAGTCAGAAACGTAGACAAAACAAGTTTAGACTAA